TAATACTCTTTTCATGAGATGTTTGTCATGCTTAAAAATCTTTCACTTCTTTCAGTGATATTTTCAAGTCAAAGAAGTTGATCACTAACTTTGCCAAGATGTTGGAGAACATATTCCTTCCTCTGTTTGAGGCTACAGTCAATCCACAGAAGCATAAGGAGCTACATGTATTTCTCAAATATGTGAGTATAATTCATTTGGATTTTCCTGCAAAAACTATCCTGATAGTGTCAACCATTCACCATTCAACCCCTACTCTTCCTGTGCAGGTGACAGGCTTTGACAGTGTGGATGACGAGTCCAAGCACAGTGACCACATGTTCTCCTACAAGAGCCCCAAGCCTGAGCAGTGGACAGCAGATGAAAACCCTCCCTACAGCTACTACCTCTTCCACATGTACGCCAACATCATGGTGCTCAACAATCTGAGGAAGTACGTACCTGTTGATATCTGCCCCTCTCAGGCCTCTGGTAATGGACCCAAACCATTACATCTCATTCAAGAGAAACATAGACTTCCAACTGTCCTTCTGCTGATGCTGCTGAGGGGAAATGTAGGTGTTACACCCATTGTTCAGTTGCTATTATTCATTGAATTTACAGTAAGGCACTTCAGAATGTCCAGAGGGCAACCAAGGGGAGCAGAACAGGTGTCTGGTTGCAGTCATGCTACATTACTGCACAGTGTAATGCACCAAGGCATCTATAAAGAAATTCCCTGTGATAATACAAAGGAATAGAATTACAGACTTGAATTACTGGCACATGTGGTCAAGGAGCTCCTCCAAGGTCACTGAAGATGCTACTGTAGGTCCTACATAATGCACTTGTGTAGctctgtttgtgtatgtgcaatgtgtgtgtgtgtgtgtgtgtgtgtgtgtgtgtgtgtgtgtgtgtgtgtgtgtgtgtgtgtgtgtgtgtgtgtgtgtgtgtgtgtgtgtgtgtgtgtgtgtgtgtgtgtgtgaatatgaccACTGAATATTTCCCTGGGTCTCTTCCAGAGAGCGGGGCTTGAGCACCTTCCAGTTCCGTCCACACTGCGGGGAGGCTGGATCCATCACCCACCTGGTCTCTGCTTTCCTCACAGCTGACAACATCTCCCACGGCCTCAACCTCAAGAAGGTCCTTTACTACTAGACTGAATCCTGCATCAACTGTCCTCAACACATTACAGCCTACACACATTTATTTGCCATCAATGGACTAATATAATTCCTCAACACCCCAGCATGTTTGAGTGGAGCACTCTCATGCTGATCTCCCATGTGATACGGTAGGTGCTACTCACATGAATAGTGGATGTCATGAGATGACCCTAAAGAAATGCAAAGCTATCTAATATTCTCACATGAAAGCACGCTGTATAAATGCAAGCCATTGTACTGTAATACAGTAACAGTGTTCAGCCATTCAGGGCTTCCTGTTTGCTTCATTTTCCTGTCTTTCTGTGGGCCTAACCAGCACACAGACAAGGAAAGGCCCTGTCTACCAGGCCTGCTCCATGCAAATACAGCCACTGAAAATAACCGAGCCAACCACAGGGACAGGAGCTAGCTTTCAACTTTTGACACATTTTAACATCCACCGTGTCTGCTGATCAGTAAGCAGAGACCCTGTACGCTGAGCAGGTGACAGCgaggtgtgtgtgagtctgtgtgtatgtactgagtgtgtctgtctctctctgtcacagagcCCTGTCCTACAGTACCTGTACTACCTGGCCCAGGTGCCCATTGCCATGTCTCCTCTGAGCAATAACAGCTTGTTCCTGGAATATTCCAAAAACCCTCTCAGGGAGTTCCTACACAAGGGGCTGTGCGTGTCTCTATCAACAGATGATCCTATGCAGTTCCACTATACCAAGGTAAACTGTTGGAGAAAATAGTAGCTCAAATCAGCTCCAGCTGAGTGTTCCATAGCTATATTGCAGGGCAGTACCAGATGACAGTGTGTCCTGTCTGTAGGAGGCACTAATGGAGGAGTATGCCATCGCGGCCCAGCTGTGGAAGCTCAGCACCTGTGATGTGTGTGAGATTGCCAGGAACAGTGTGCTGCAGAGTGGCCTGTCTCACCAGGTAGAGCTCTGGGCACTGATATCTACACTtttagaaaaagggttccaaaagggctcTTTGCTGTCCTCACAGGTGAAccctttttgttccaggtagaatactctttggttccaggtagaaacccaaaagtgttctaccaggaaccaaaaaaggtacttcaaagggttctcctatggtgaCAGCCAATGAACCCTTTTacattctagatagcaccttttttctagtGTATAATAGCATGAATGCAAAATAACATGAAATATCCTTCCCCTGTCCCCCATCTAATGGAGTGGTTATACCTAAGGAGCGTACATGATATACAATCTCTGGTAATACTGTATAACTCATTTTGTGCAGGAGAAGAAGCACTTTATTGGGGCCAACTACTTGAAGGATGGACCTGAGGGGAACGACATTCGGCGGACCAATGTGGCTCAGATCCGCATGGCCTACCGCCACGAGACCCTGTACAATGAGCTCAGCTTCCTAGTGGATGCAGTGAAGACTGAAGCGGCCATTGGCACACAACCAGAGTGACCACAACAATATGGGACTCAATCCATGCATGTAAGCTCTCAACCATCACAACGATATCTCTTGCATTCATGGGAGAAAAAGCCCAATGGTTTGAATGGATAAGTGTGTCTCTTGTTTCTCTGGCTGCATGTGTGCTACTGTGAAAGCAGATAACAAGGGGTGCCATTGCAGTTAAAGAGATTCTccagtacttttgtatactttttgcCAGTGGTTCTGAAAGTAGTGCTCaagagccaaaagtggtccccgaaaATGGTGTACtatgtcacatactgtatgtgcagaTATATGCACCAtgccattgctctctctctcgctctgctgtggGTGCATCATGTGCATCTTGCTAGTTGTCATatggcgaggggctgaagctcattggttgaATTCGAATCCTAAGTGGCTGGCCCACATGGAGGAATATGTAGGCCaagcacagcttccagaaaagtAGTTGCTTTAAAACTAGGCATTTCATGTATAACTGAGGTAAggtagattatgcatgtatgaactacacattgacacatccaaaTCGGAGGTTTAATAAATACTTATTAGTCACCAAAGTtccagagcatgtctttaacAGTATAAAAATAGTTTGGAGAGGTAGCAGTAGGAGCCAACTACATCTTAGTGTCTAAATGATGTAGGTCCACAGTACAAGGGTTTCCTTCTGCAGTACAGCAACATCCTCTGCACTAAGGCTGGCTCCCTCTGCAGAGCACTTACTCACAGTTCAGTAATGTTACAACATATTTGTGGTTTCAAGTGCAATGTCTGGGAGAAAAAACACTGTCCACTTCTATTTTGATGTCCAACACTCACTGCATCATGCCTTAGTGATGGGCGTTCCCAGCTGTTGACAGAACCTGACAGTGTTCATCTCTGGAGCTGGAACACTGCTTTAGCTGTGATGAATGAAGTCTGGTACATTTCCACTGTCCCTTTCCATGTGTGCTTGTTTTTACAGGATGTCATGCAGTAGGTTCCAAGGAGGACACTGAAGTCATTTGTGGGACACTGTAGGTACAAAACATTGTACTTGCATGCTCTGTATGAGATCTGCTTGAAGTATTTGTGTGAATGTTTTGTTTCAATTTGAATGAAAACAGGCATTTATATTGGTCAGAGTATGCTATATTTCATTTGAATGTACTGTATCTATAACGTACTGTGCTGTGTCTATAAAGCAACATTGAGTCAATTGAGTTGTGAAAGTTTGGACAAGAGAGAAAAATGAGAAAGCATATAAGATGTCCAAAGATGTTACAACGCTCTATCTCACCTCTTCCTCGTTAATGGTTGACAGAATGCTGTAAAATAGCCTGTTTTTAATTATGTTACTTTTGTTATCAATAAAGATATTTTAACATGGATAAttccgtttttttgttgttgtcatgcaGCAATTTAAAACTGTGAGATGATGGAATACATTGTTTATTAGAACATTAACCCAAATCATGGCATTAGTCTGCATTTCCAAAAAAAGGCTAAGAAGTAACTACAAGGCAGGGTATACAAAAAGTTTGAATTTATTGCATCAATTCGAGATTGGCATTAGTTTAAAAACATGATTTAAAATGCAGCAGTTAGCAGTGGCCCTGGCATACTGACTAACCTTTTCTGAAGTCGGAAAATCAATTATATGTATAGCAAAAAATATGAAACCATTTTCAATTCAGCTACTATACTAGTCCTAAAATCAACTCATCCACGTTGCAGCACCATCTAGTGGTTAAAATACAGGACGCTCTCCAGAACAATCTATTGTGAACATGAACAACAAAAAACAAGGAGACATAAAATAACCTTCGAAAGCAAAATTGGAAAGGCATCCCATGCTATAAATAAATGCATTTGAATAACATTAATGCACACTTTATACAAACTACTAAACAACATAACTTCCATAAGCAGGAACATAACTTTAAAAAAGCAGCCAGACCTTATCTTTGGTCTTACCAAATCTAAAGCATCAAGGTTCTGTCTCTGATGCTGAATCTGCGTTGGTCTCATCACTGATGTTTACACTGATGTCATTGGCTGTCTCTTTGCACACATCCTCCTCAGGCTCAGCCTTAGCTTCAGCCTCAGTCTGAGCTTCCTTTGTGTCCTTCATACAGGTGTGTGCtgcacattcctttgtctcaatGTACTCTTTCTGCTGCTCCCCATCCCAGCAGGGGAGAATAGTCTTGAGCCCATTGTTCCTTTATAAAGAGGAAAAATAAAATGTGACGTGCAGGCTGAACATTAGTTAACACAGTATCAACTTACATCCCTAAAGTCACTCTGCCTCTGCTATAAATCAAACGTATGCATGACCATGTCAACGGGTATATGTTATAGTAATTGTGCTTAATGAATTACCTCGATCTAAATAATGGTTTTCAATTCAAGGGATCTTACATATCTACTTTTCCCCTTTTACAAAGAAAAGGTAGCAAAAACACTTACGTTCTAAAGTACAAGAGAATGGCCATTGCGGTCAGAAGAAGAACAACGGCCGAGGTGATAAGTATTGCGCTGCTCATGGACTGGGGTAGTTCTACCTCTACCCCTGGGCTATCAGAAAaactactgagagagagaagagaggagcgagAATGAGAGGTGGGCCGGGCGGACTGTGTGGAGGGGACAAGATGAATgatggctggagagagggaggtagaggggggtgAGGCCGCTCCTGAAGGAGAGGGATGTGCTCCCTCCTGTTGCTTCGGCGTGGTCAAAGCGGTATCAGCTGTGGTATCCTCCAATTGTATCACTGTGGTAAGTAAATGAGAGTAAGTTAGCAATGCATTCACATTCAATTAAATTAATAAATTGATATCCAGCATTACCATCACAGTAGCTGTTTGCCAAACATTTTAATTTCACTCAATTCCTAAAACTTGGTCACACCACCCCAGGGATAGTTCAGGAAGTTGATGTAGGATGTTTTTCACACTCACACCTTTTCCTCTCACGTTCATACAATTGTTAGTCTCACAAAGGAAAGGAAAGTAAGTGATTTGACTTTCTGAAAAAATCCCAATTACCTCAGAGTTTAGGGTCAACAGAAAGGCACAGAGCAATTAGCCTATGAATTCATGAATCACCATAGCATAACATTTCTCTACTGGATCCATTGATCCAGTGACACAAGGGCacgagggcccctcaggggtgcgggctcggtcccctcctgtactccctgttcactcatgactgcacggccaggcatgactccaacaccatcattacatttgctgatgacacaccagtgataggcctgatcaccgacaacgatgagacagcctatagcgaggaggtcagagacctggctttgtggtgccaggacaacaacctctccctcaaagtgatcaagacaaaggagatgattgtggactacagaaaaaggaggaccgagcacacccccattctcatcaacgaggctgcagtggagcaggttgagagcttcaagttccttggtgtccacatcaccaacaaactaacatggtccaagcacaccaagacagccgtgaagaaggcacaacaaaacctattccccctcaggagactgaaaagatttggcatgggtcctcagatccccaaaaggttctgcagctgcaccattgagagcatcctgactggttgcatcactgcctggtatggcaaattcTCAGCCTCccaccgcaaggcactacagagggtagtgcgttcggtccagtacatcactggggccaagtttcctgccatccaggacctctataccaggcagtgtcagaggaaggccctaaaaattgtcaaaaagactccagccaccctagtcatagactgcttctaaacagcttctacccccaagccataagactcctgaacatctaatcaaatggctacccagactatttgcattgcccccccctccccactgctactctctgttctcacctatgcatagtcactttaataactctacctacatgtacatactacatcaactagctggtgcccccgcacattgactctgtatcggttcccacctgtatatagtctcgctattgttattttactttaATTACttattacttttatctcttattcctagctgtatttttttgaaactgcattgttggttaggggctcataagtaagcatttcactgtaaggtgttttatttggtgcatgtgactaatacaatttgatttgatttgcattgagattaagatttttttaaatccttTACTGTACCTGAAGCATTGAAGCAGAACACATCAAAAAGTTTGGTGACAGAGGCTCTCCATTTGATGACACCAGTCTGATTTTGACCACAGGTTTTACTGGCCTCAATACGAGGGATCACTGCAAAATGTTCATCAATCCACCCAAACCTAGAGACACAGCCAATTTAAATTGGATTCATTTATTCTCAGAGGTTATCTATTATGAAAAGGATCACTAGCATACAAAGAAGAATCGAATCCAAAAGCCATTTTACCTGCATGTTTCCAAGCCCAGTCTCTGAGCCTCCTCAACCTGGGAATTGGAGGCCATGGTTACACCCAGATACCAGCACACCTCCCTGGCCTCAGAGGCATTGAAGGCATAGGTAAACTGGTTGAGGTCATTTGTGCAGCTGACCAGAAACACCCCAGCTATTTGTCTCTCTGGGAAAGCTGGTGTTAAGGGAATTGAAGATAAGTTTGTGCATGTTTTCTGGTTTTAAAATGATTTCTAATTAGTCAAGTTTATCAATTTGAAAATCCAATAATAAGTCAAAATATTTTCAACTAATGATGTTTTTCTTCTTTTAGATCATTTAGTGAAAGTATCACTTAATGCATTTGCATGCCTTgtattatttcatatattttttatatcaACGTTCATCAGTAATCATTAATGAAGATAACAAAATCACTTCAAAATGATGTTCAAAATCTTTCTCCAAAAGCACAATGCATATTTGAGAACTGATTTTGAAGGCAACATCTTTGAGCTTTGAGACACATGCagtataaaaataataaatacaaaaataatcatCTTACCATTGATTTTGCTAGGATCAACGTGTAGACCAGAGAATGACAGTGTGAGAGGCAGCAGTAGTGAGAGGATCCAAACCTGCATCATGGTTACCAATGGTCAGTGACACCGGACTGGGAGCTACTGGgatgtgttccactgtgtgttccactgtgtgtctgtgagccaaATGAAGGGGTTAGTGAGAGGTGATTCTCTTCATATTAGAAGGGTGGGTTCATGAAGTGTACAAAGCTGTTGTATAAATGTCCAGTCATACGAGGTGGTGACAAGGTCACGGAACCACCGGGAACAGGAAGCAGGAAGTACGTTGTACAGCCCATTCAGTATGGGCACTTTAGGATCCAAACAGTTCCAAGAATAAGATAAATGTAGCAAGATGTTAACATAACATGGTGCAGAAGCATCGGAAGTGTGGCATAAACTGCTGAAGTAGTGGTAATATATTTTAAGAGGTTAATTAATTGAGAATAAGATGAACAGCTCTTACTCATAATACTGTGTAATAACACATTATGCTTGAAAAGACAGATGGAGGATTCCATCCGAAACTGATCTTCCAGCCTCCTTTACCAACTTCAGGAAAACATTTCTGAGATGATCATTTCTGATTTGACCTCAAGGATCCCTTCTGTTAAAACAACTAACATTAAAACATTGAACCTTAATCAAATTTGTTTTAATAGATAGGCACATTAGATTGGGAGTCTGCCTAAAAAAACATATGGATGCAGAATAAGTATGAATCAAACAAGCTAGTCCTTAAGTTGTATTCTTTCGAGAGAGTACATGAGGAGTGTTTGGCACAGATAGATGTTCGGAAAATTGTTTCTTTTTTATTGACTTTGGCACCTCACACAATGATTTCCTCCCTCTGCCATTTGCTCAGTCATTAACAAGCTCGTGATCCCTGGCATCCTCTGATGACTCTGACACACAGCGAAATCCCACTTCCAGCAAAACACCTCACCCCAACTTAGTACAGCAGGAAATGACGCAGACAGAACTGAAAAATAAGCAAAAGTAGTTTTTTGACGTATGAGAAGAGTCAGTGACATTTAAACGTCCCAAAAGAATGGACATCTAAAGAGGACATCTATATTTTCTTTTGTGACATTAATTGAATGTTAAAACGGAGAGAATCACTcaagctgtcacgttctgaccttagttcctttgttttgtctttgttttagtatggtcagagcgtgagttggggtgggcagtctgtttgtttttctatgttggtttctgtgttcggcctagtatggtcctctatcagaggcaggtgttgttagttgtctctgattgagaatcatacttaggtagcctttttccacctgtgtttcgtgggtgtttattttctggtCTGTGTTCTGttgcaccgttcaggactgttcgtttgtcgggtattgtttttgtttcagtattCATTCTTTATTCAATTacaatgaatacttaccacgctgcaccttggtcctctctttctcccgacgaCAACCGTTACACAAGTAGCCTTGACACACTGCAGCTACAGCTTAATGGAGCCAATTAGATTACATAAGTGGTTTCCTGAGAGATATGAAAGATCTTTCATTTTCATAAGTGTAGGGCGGAAGGGAACAAGCACTGTGTTGAAAAATACAATTACTGTGTCACATTCCACCGAGGTAAGCATGAGAATTCTGCCAATACACCTGTTTGCTTCATGTAAACTGCACCTGTTTGTCTGACATACATTATTCACTATGAAAATGAATGCTGGGAGTTAAGGCACCTTTATTCCAAGGCGAAGTTGACACAACAGAAAATCCTGGCACACAAGTGCGTGGAAGATAAAACATTTCTTATGCTGTCTAAAAGTGCTCTCGTACATGAAGGAAATCTTTCAGTGCTCGGAGGACGCAAACCAACACAGGAACAACACATACAAACAAGAACCATCAGCTGCTAAATATTGCACTTGAGGAACTACTTTGGAATGTGCTTGTATTATAGATTTTCCAAAAAAGTATCTGCTTAAATTCCACAAATatagatataaaaaaaaaaaaaaaaaaattgaattaaaAAACATCTCTTTAAATATCTCTGTAAATCTCTTCAGGGGATGTCCGTTTACTGGACCTGAGAGAATGAACATAAAAGTAACAGAGTGGTAGATTAATGTACGTTAGTCTAATGTCTACTGTGACATTTGTCTTAGGGAACTCATCATGAATCATCCATTTTCGCCCAAGGGGCCACATTCAGTCCTCCAGGATGACATTCAGAGTAGGACCAGGAATAAGAACAATACATTGTGAATATATACAGTGaggtccaaaagtatttggacaatgacaaatatatatttttgggggctCTGTActtcagcactttggatttgaaatgataaagACTATAAAGTGCAAACTGTCAGCTTTAGTTTGAgggtatttggtcccatattcataagTGTAGTATAtgtgtagtatttggtcccatattcacaaGTGTAGTATAtgtgtagtatttggtcccatattcatagcacacaatgattATATCAAGCTTGTGAATACAAACTTGTtgaatgcatttgcagtttgtgtGTCAGATTATTTTGGGCCAAagagaaattaatggtaaataatatattgtgtattttggagtcacttttattgtaaataagaatagaacatGTTTCTAAACCCTATTTaaattcatgtggatgctaccatgataatTATGAATGAATCAGGAATAATGATTTGTTCCCCTCCAAAATGCTACCCTCCCTGTTCATTGTGTCATTcagttcacctgatatggatggaAAAGCCCTcatattaaagctgacagtctgcatttTCACAtaatagtcattgtatcatttcaaatacaAAATCCTGGAGCTCACTGTAGATAAGAACATATTTAATCACACTATTATACTTGGCCCCCTAAGCAACAATCATATATCAACATCAGAAACAGTCAGGCAGCTTTCCTAACACAACATAAATATGCCTTGATAAAGTTTATGATCATTAGAAGACTTATCCTCTGAAACCAATAAAAAACTAAATAAATGCTCCCAAAGATacatctccatctcccccccaAACCCTAGATCTTCAAAAGCCTATATTCAAGTTCAGCTCTTGATGTAGCATGGAAAAAAAGAGTCTTTGGACTGAGAGAAGTATGAGACAGGCTCTTTGTTATTCTGGAGTGGGATTCTTTGGCTGTACTCCTACATTCAGTCCAAAGATCTTCTTCTTGCCCTGGACCATGGCTTTTTCTGCCGACATGTCCCCATGGTTGTTATAGCGATCACTAAAGTATGTGAAAACACTGACAACCAGAAACGTGACCAGGAACAACGTCAAAACAATCCAGAGAAGTCGGTTACGGCGGAAAATCTTGGGGCAAAGCCGGTCAAGGACAACTAGGACCTCTTCAACCTTACTGTAAAGGCCAAATTGAGAGGGGATTCAGAACAATTCAAGGTATACACCCAGTCATTATACAGTGGCTAGTATAACTACATCATCATTTATTTACAGTTGATCTACATGAAGTGAAAATTACCTGTTGAACTTTTCTTTTCTGCTGACTTCTTTTCTTTCATCCTTCTTTTCTGGATTttcctctaccttctcctcctcctcttcctcctcctcctccacctctttgaCTTCTTTACTTCTCTTCAGTCCCTCTTGGTAGCTGTATTTGGAACATCACACTTGTTttctcattaaaaggcacatgagctGAACGTAGAGGAAGTATCATAAGGCACCAGGGGCACATTACATATAAACTACTTCACTTTATTGCAATGCT
This window of the Oncorhynchus tshawytscha isolate Ot180627B linkage group LG12, Otsh_v2.0, whole genome shotgun sequence genome carries:
- the LOC112263669 gene encoding lymphatic vessel endothelial hyaluronic acid receptor 1, which codes for MMQVWILSLLLPLTLSFSGLHVDPSKINAFPERQIAGVFLVSCTNDLNQFTYAFNASEAREVCWYLGVTMASNSQVEEAQRLGLETCRFGWIDEHFAVIPRIEASKTCGQNQTGVIKWRASVTKLFDVFCFNASVIQLEDTTADTALTTPKQQEGAHPSPSGAASPPSTSLSPAIIHLVPSTQSARPTSHSRSSLLSLSSFSDSPGVEVELPQSMSSAILITSAVVLLLTAMAILLYFRTNNGLKTILPCWDGEQQKEYIETKECAAHTCMKDTKEAQTEAEAKAEPEEDVCKETANDISVNISDETNADSASETEP